From a region of the Deltaproteobacteria bacterium genome:
- a CDS encoding alpha/beta hydrolase: MSELTHRYVETNGIRMHAVDAGSGFPVLLCHGFPELWYSWRHQIGALAAAGYRAIAPDQRGFGETDAPAAIETYSIHHLVGDLTGLLDALEIDKAVIVGHDWGGLVVWQMALLAPHRVAGVVGINTPFFPRLPMNPLVMMRAAAQGSFHYVLYFQEPGVAEAELDRDPRRTLRGFYQGPNRAAMELVRDLSPGVFGPAEGGLLDRLPDNAPSDFLTAADFDVFAAAFTKTGFRGGLNWYRNFERNWETTAYLVGAKVMQPALMITAELDPVLRPEMAAGMELWVPNLRQTVLVNESGHWTQQEKPAEVNAALLQFLAEFRK; encoded by the coding sequence ATGAGTGAGCTGACGCACCGGTATGTCGAGACCAACGGGATTCGGATGCATGCGGTCGACGCCGGCAGCGGATTCCCCGTGCTGTTGTGTCACGGCTTTCCCGAACTCTGGTACTCGTGGCGGCATCAGATTGGTGCGCTGGCCGCCGCCGGCTATCGCGCGATTGCTCCTGATCAACGGGGCTTCGGGGAGACCGATGCGCCGGCCGCGATCGAGACATACTCCATTCATCACCTGGTGGGCGATCTCACCGGCCTGCTCGACGCGCTCGAGATCGACAAGGCGGTGATTGTCGGACACGACTGGGGCGGGCTGGTGGTGTGGCAGATGGCGCTGCTCGCGCCGCATCGCGTTGCCGGCGTCGTGGGCATCAACACTCCGTTTTTTCCGCGCTTGCCGATGAACCCGTTGGTGATGATGCGTGCCGCGGCGCAGGGCAGCTTTCACTACGTCCTCTATTTCCAAGAGCCCGGCGTCGCCGAAGCCGAACTCGATCGCGATCCGCGGCGGACCTTGCGCGGGTTCTACCAAGGGCCGAACCGCGCGGCGATGGAACTGGTGCGCGATCTCTCTCCCGGTGTGTTCGGTCCGGCCGAAGGTGGTCTGCTCGACCGGTTGCCCGACAATGCACCGAGTGACTTCCTCACCGCGGCCGACTTCGATGTCTTCGCCGCAGCGTTCACCAAGACGGGTTTTCGCGGTGGACTCAACTGGTACCGCAACTTCGAGCGCAACTGGGAGACCACGGCGTATCTCGTTGGCGCCAAGGTCATGCAGCCGGCGTTGATGATCACCGCCGAGCTCGATCCCGTGTTGCGACCGGAGATGGCCGCGGGCATGGAGCTGTGGGTGCCGAACCTGCGTCAGACCGTGCTCGTGAATGAATCGGGACATTGGACGCAGCAAGAGAAGCCCGCGGAAGTGAACGCGGCGCTGCTGCAGTTCCTGGCGGAGTTTCGAAAGTAG
- a CDS encoding acyltransferase family protein codes for MNVADTARPDPFGFDPTTAERWLGYVRAVLWPYFRPQVMGTEHLPRGRALIVGCHSGVVPYDAACTLVAIHEATGRFSRAIGDNLFGRIGVVENFLRRQGALVGHPDVVAGLLRAGHMVLVFPGGAKDMERPYLTQRYQVLPHRGFAPGRGGYIKLALRTRTPIVPLAVVGAEEAHVMLGSVPGLGPVLGMPFFPLLLFPVPLPVRLYIRFGKPITLPGTPADAHDQTRVDQLNEMVRRRIQRLIADTVTRRRGLIFSEYRNGRAHPQ; via the coding sequence ATGAACGTTGCAGACACGGCCCGCCCGGATCCGTTCGGCTTCGATCCGACAACCGCCGAGCGCTGGCTCGGGTACGTACGGGCAGTCTTGTGGCCATACTTCCGGCCGCAAGTGATGGGTACGGAGCATTTGCCGCGTGGCCGCGCGCTCATCGTCGGTTGCCACTCCGGCGTGGTGCCGTACGACGCGGCGTGTACGTTGGTGGCGATCCACGAGGCGACAGGGCGCTTCTCGCGCGCCATTGGTGACAACCTCTTCGGCCGCATCGGCGTGGTCGAGAACTTCTTGCGTCGGCAGGGGGCGTTGGTGGGTCACCCGGACGTGGTTGCGGGGTTGTTGCGCGCGGGTCATATGGTGCTCGTGTTTCCTGGCGGCGCAAAGGACATGGAACGGCCCTACCTGACGCAGCGCTATCAAGTGTTGCCGCATCGTGGCTTCGCGCCCGGCCGCGGTGGGTACATCAAGCTGGCGCTGCGCACTCGCACACCGATCGTGCCGCTCGCCGTGGTCGGTGCCGAGGAAGCGCACGTCATGCTCGGCAGCGTTCCCGGGCTCGGGCCGGTCTTGGGCATGCCGTTCTTTCCGCTCCTGCTCTTCCCTGTGCCGCTGCCGGTGCGCTTGTACATCCGTTTTGGCAAGCCGATCACGTTGCCGGGCACGCCGGCGGACGCGCACGATCAAACCCGCGTGGATCAATTGAACGAGATGGTGCGCCGGCGCATTCAACGGCTGATTGCCGACACCGTGACGCGCCGGCGCGGCCTCATCTTCAGCGAGTATCGCAATGGACGCGCGCACCCGCAGTGA
- a CDS encoding alpha/beta fold hydrolase, giving the protein MDARTRSERPSVEFVRTADDWDLALHRYRSARSDLPPVILCAGYACNRHFLDFDERYSLARFLARRGFDTWVLELRGRGYSEAAGDSSPNRSWTFDDLVQFDVPAAIAHVRARCAGRPPVWIGHSMGGMVMYAALGANAALTESVAGFVAMASPVAFPPIASWMAQRLGEFLLLLPFPARLPQHNILVALWSLAGNSSRASQVGMNPYNLDHAAFGRALRQFICNVPRRKLQQFVRWSLTGAFRSADGSVDYRANLPRITTPAFIIAGAADQLATPEIVGLAYDRIGSPAKRYREFAAGPGVSADYGHVDLIFGSRAPDEVFPAISSWIETEFESEVRS; this is encoded by the coding sequence ATGGACGCGCGCACCCGCAGTGAACGGCCCAGCGTCGAATTCGTCCGCACGGCCGACGACTGGGATCTGGCGCTGCACCGCTATCGCAGCGCGCGCAGCGATCTGCCGCCGGTGATTCTCTGCGCCGGCTACGCGTGTAATCGCCACTTCCTCGATTTCGACGAGCGTTACTCGCTCGCGCGCTTCCTGGCGCGGCGCGGCTTCGACACCTGGGTGCTCGAACTGCGCGGCCGTGGCTACAGTGAGGCCGCCGGCGATTCATCGCCGAATCGCAGTTGGACGTTTGACGACTTGGTCCAGTTCGATGTGCCCGCAGCAATTGCGCATGTACGGGCGCGTTGCGCGGGGCGCCCGCCGGTGTGGATCGGCCACAGTATGGGCGGCATGGTGATGTATGCCGCGTTGGGCGCGAACGCCGCGCTGACTGAATCGGTCGCGGGCTTCGTCGCGATGGCGTCACCGGTCGCGTTTCCGCCGATCGCCTCATGGATGGCGCAGCGACTCGGCGAGTTTCTGCTGTTGCTGCCGTTTCCGGCGCGCTTGCCGCAGCACAACATTCTCGTCGCGTTGTGGTCCCTGGCGGGAAATTCCTCGCGCGCGTCGCAGGTCGGCATGAACCCGTACAATCTCGACCATGCCGCCTTCGGGCGCGCGCTGCGGCAATTCATCTGCAATGTCCCGCGCCGCAAGTTGCAGCAGTTCGTGCGCTGGTCGCTGACCGGCGCCTTTCGCTCTGCCGACGGCAGTGTCGACTACCGCGCGAATCTGCCCCGCATCACCACGCCCGCCTTCATCATCGCCGGCGCCGCCGACCAGCTCGCGACGCCGGAGATCGTGGGGCTGGCCTACGATCGCATCGGCTCGCCGGCCAAACGCTACCGCGAGTTCGCCGCCGGCCCCGGCGTCAGCGCCGACTACGGCCACGTCGATCTCATCTTCGGGTCACGCGCACCGGACGAGGTGTTCCCAGCCATCAGCAGCTGGATTGAAACCGAGTTCGAATCGGAGGTGCGGTCATGA
- a CDS encoding TIGR03560 family F420-dependent LLM class oxidoreductase, which produces MTTRVRFGIQTGQQFATWDEIVRIWQRAEVLGYDTAWTYDHFVAVMMDPFDPCLEAWSCLAALAVHTQRIRIGALVTGNTYRHPAILAKIVTTLDVISGGRLEFGIGAGWYEPEHAMFGLHFGSARERCERLDEALTVMRALWCERQATVAGTHYQLIGAIAEPKPVQQPHPPITVAGAGEKRLLPIVAKHANAWSSFGSPEVYQRKIGILRGYCDTAQRDCDAIEKAILVPTAITDDLATAAPMIQGYAMYQGLSEAEARRWMLLGSADDVCRQIDAFIAVGVTHFVVTLSPYNFDVFERFASDVMPRYR; this is translated from the coding sequence ATGACAACGCGTGTGCGTTTCGGGATTCAAACTGGCCAGCAGTTCGCCACGTGGGACGAGATCGTTCGCATTTGGCAACGCGCCGAAGTGCTCGGCTACGACACCGCGTGGACCTACGATCACTTCGTCGCGGTCATGATGGATCCGTTCGATCCGTGCCTCGAAGCCTGGAGTTGCTTGGCGGCGTTGGCGGTGCACACGCAACGGATTCGCATCGGCGCATTGGTCACCGGCAACACCTACCGCCACCCGGCGATTCTGGCGAAGATCGTCACTACGCTCGACGTGATCAGCGGCGGGCGGTTGGAATTCGGGATCGGCGCGGGCTGGTACGAGCCGGAGCACGCGATGTTCGGTCTGCACTTCGGCTCGGCGCGCGAACGCTGCGAGCGGCTCGACGAGGCGCTCACGGTCATGCGGGCGCTGTGGTGCGAGCGGCAGGCGACCGTCGCGGGCACGCATTACCAACTGATTGGGGCGATTGCCGAACCGAAGCCGGTGCAGCAGCCGCACCCGCCGATCACGGTTGCTGGCGCGGGGGAGAAGCGCTTGCTTCCGATCGTGGCGAAGCACGCGAATGCCTGGAGTTCGTTCGGCTCACCCGAGGTCTACCAACGCAAGATCGGAATTCTGCGCGGCTACTGCGACACCGCGCAACGCGATTGCGACGCGATCGAGAAGGCGATCCTGGTGCCGACCGCGATCACCGACGACCTCGCGACCGCCGCACCGATGATTCAGGGCTACGCGATGTATCAGGGTCTCAGCGAAGCGGAAGCCCGTCGCTGGATGCTGCTCGGGAGTGCGGATGACGTGTGCCGGCAGATCGACGCGTTCATCGCCGTCGGCGTTACGCACTTCGTCGTGACGTTGTCGCCGTACAACTTCGACGTCTTCGAGCGGTTCGCGTCCGACGTAATGCCGCGCTATCGCTGA
- a CDS encoding wax ester/triacylglycerol synthase family O-acyltransferase codes for MLPTDAFFWYAEAATPHLRPLVAGIFALDQAPDRRRFRAAMERLVAHVPRLHHRVVEALAIGLPEWVDDPAFDLDYHLRSIILPPPANQRHLFDFAGAVFATPLDHLRPLWEAYLIEGLEHDRAALFIKMHHSVMDGAGAVALFDAMTQAGRSEPIRVPHRAEAPPTSGARSPVLARQIRAVVRAAAGVVAAASRSVVRALNDPLPAIDEMVRTAGRVGDLLRDMTVPPLADPLAARCTGIGRRLDGTTFSLPRLRRIKDALGGTLNDLVLTTVAGALGRYHRDLGIRMEEVACVVPMSLRQDHESHTLGNRVGAFNVMLPVGLRNPLARLARIRAQTKLSKGNGKSASYQALMQAIALVPAAGFRFLARQASGRIHLICSNVPGPSVQRYLAGAKIDGVYAFAPVMLGTPIAIALVSYGDSVGVGIDADPAAIPDPERIRQHLETELDEIERRISSRARPTMHALQLVDSRARRPARRKQPAAAVMAASPAHNEPKMAAMAPAMIPEERRATS; via the coding sequence ATGCTGCCGACCGACGCGTTCTTCTGGTACGCGGAGGCGGCGACACCGCATCTCCGTCCCTTGGTGGCGGGGATTTTCGCGCTCGACCAGGCCCCCGATCGGCGCCGCTTCCGCGCCGCGATGGAGCGACTGGTGGCCCACGTGCCGCGTTTGCATCACCGCGTCGTCGAAGCGCTGGCAATCGGACTTCCCGAGTGGGTCGACGATCCCGCGTTCGACCTCGACTATCATCTGCGTTCGATCATCCTGCCGCCGCCTGCCAACCAGCGTCACCTCTTCGACTTCGCGGGGGCGGTATTCGCCACGCCGCTCGACCACCTGCGCCCGCTGTGGGAGGCCTACCTCATCGAGGGTCTCGAACACGACCGCGCCGCGTTGTTCATCAAGATGCATCACTCGGTGATGGATGGGGCGGGCGCCGTCGCGCTGTTCGACGCGATGACGCAAGCCGGGCGCAGCGAACCGATTCGGGTGCCACACCGCGCCGAGGCGCCGCCAACGTCAGGCGCGCGGTCGCCGGTGCTCGCGCGCCAGATCCGCGCCGTTGTCCGCGCGGCGGCCGGCGTGGTCGCCGCCGCCTCGCGCAGCGTCGTGCGCGCGTTGAACGATCCGCTGCCGGCGATCGATGAGATGGTCCGCACCGCCGGCCGTGTCGGCGATCTACTGCGCGACATGACCGTGCCACCGCTCGCGGATCCACTCGCGGCACGCTGCACCGGCATCGGCCGGCGGCTGGACGGCACCACGTTCTCGCTGCCGCGTCTGCGGCGAATCAAAGACGCACTCGGCGGCACGCTCAACGACCTCGTGCTGACAACGGTGGCCGGCGCCCTGGGGCGCTACCACCGCGATCTCGGCATTCGCATGGAAGAAGTCGCGTGCGTCGTGCCGATGAGTCTGCGGCAAGATCATGAGAGCCACACCTTGGGCAATCGCGTCGGGGCATTCAACGTGATGTTGCCGGTTGGTCTGCGCAACCCCTTGGCGCGGCTCGCGCGGATTCGCGCGCAGACGAAACTTTCGAAGGGCAACGGTAAGAGCGCTTCGTATCAGGCGTTGATGCAGGCCATTGCGCTGGTGCCGGCGGCAGGGTTTCGCTTCTTGGCGCGGCAAGCGAGCGGGCGCATTCATCTCATCTGCTCCAACGTCCCCGGCCCGTCCGTGCAGCGCTACCTGGCCGGAGCGAAGATCGACGGCGTGTACGCCTTCGCCCCGGTCATGCTGGGCACGCCCATTGCGATCGCCTTGGTCTCGTACGGGGATTCCGTCGGCGTCGGCATCGATGCCGACCCCGCCGCGATTCCTGATCCGGAACGTATCCGCCAGCATCTCGAAACCGAACTCGACGAGATCGAGCGCCGGATCTCGTCACGGGCGCGGCCGACCATGCACGCGCTGCAACTGGTCGATAGCCGCGCTCGTCGCCCGGCGCGGCGCAAGCAACCCGCCGCGGCGGTGATGGCCGCATCGCCGGCGCACAACGAACCGAAGATGGCCGCAATGGCACCGGCGATGATCCCTGAGGAAAGGAGGGCCACATCATGA
- a CDS encoding CopD family protein yields the protein MEHSALHALQLIGLIIALGGAFLIVAFLRPALRSLGPHSARDDFSRRLCDSITRWVVRGALTAAMATLADLFVQVAEVQGRTIFGGVDLALVVRFATETAVGQLSVGRAALLLLAAGAAQLATERKWWIVVALGMSAVVCTSLVSHAAAQPAGRVLAIASQITHIGAAAAWMGVLVHLLAARSKIQRLSDAPAIALIADIVRRFSPLALTAVVLMSASGVLAAVRYLATPGAMLTSAYGLTLIVKLVLLTPVVVAGFINFRITRPALLKLAATPNFATPVLRRFGKMLELEVTAGLLAITVAGVVASVSPPGDDGSLQLTPVQIHALLSPDLPSTTFVDPSAFVGTPTRTIDDLRYSEFTHNWSGVFVIFLGLCWLLQSWGGLIGDGAARCWPLLLLPLAAFIAVFADPDIWLVRQIGFWDVVSDPQILEHNFGALLVLAMVWLGWRDHGRPATQRPLGYALPIIMIVGSVLLLGHAHSSLRASDDLTNLINVQHAVLGALGLFAGAVRWLSLRDLIPQRSARLVWPALVIGLGLFMAFGYREVV from the coding sequence ATGGAACACTCCGCGCTCCATGCGCTGCAGCTGATCGGCCTGATCATCGCGCTGGGCGGAGCTTTTCTGATCGTCGCGTTCTTGCGCCCCGCGCTCCGCTCACTGGGACCGCACTCGGCGCGCGACGACTTCAGCCGGCGGCTGTGCGACTCCATCACGCGATGGGTCGTGCGCGGCGCCCTGACGGCTGCGATGGCGACGCTCGCCGACCTGTTCGTGCAAGTGGCAGAAGTGCAAGGCCGGACGATCTTCGGTGGCGTCGACCTGGCGTTGGTCGTGCGCTTCGCAACCGAGACAGCCGTCGGGCAGTTGAGCGTTGGACGCGCGGCGTTGCTCTTACTCGCCGCGGGCGCCGCGCAACTCGCAACCGAGCGAAAGTGGTGGATCGTCGTCGCGTTGGGGATGAGCGCGGTCGTGTGCACCAGCCTCGTCAGTCATGCGGCGGCGCAGCCGGCCGGGCGGGTGCTGGCGATCGCGTCGCAGATCACACACATCGGTGCCGCGGCTGCGTGGATGGGCGTGCTGGTTCATCTGCTCGCGGCCCGCTCAAAGATTCAACGACTCTCCGATGCCCCCGCGATCGCGCTGATCGCGGATATCGTCCGGCGCTTTTCGCCGCTCGCGTTGACGGCGGTGGTTCTAATGTCCGCGTCCGGCGTGTTGGCGGCGGTACGCTATCTGGCAACACCCGGTGCGATGCTGACCTCGGCTTACGGGCTCACGCTGATCGTCAAGCTGGTGTTGCTGACACCCGTGGTCGTCGCCGGGTTCATCAACTTCCGCATCACTCGCCCTGCCCTGCTGAAGCTCGCCGCCACGCCCAATTTTGCGACGCCCGTGCTGCGGCGATTCGGCAAGATGCTCGAACTCGAAGTGACCGCTGGGCTACTGGCGATCACCGTCGCCGGCGTCGTGGCGTCGGTCTCGCCGCCGGGAGATGACGGATCGCTCCAACTCACACCCGTGCAAATCCACGCGTTGCTCTCGCCAGACTTGCCATCGACAACATTCGTCGATCCGTCGGCTTTTGTGGGGACACCGACACGCACGATTGACGACCTGCGCTATTCGGAGTTCACGCACAACTGGTCCGGCGTGTTCGTCATCTTCCTGGGTCTGTGTTGGTTGCTGCAGAGTTGGGGCGGACTGATCGGTGACGGCGCCGCCCGCTGCTGGCCATTGCTGCTGCTCCCACTCGCGGCGTTCATCGCCGTGTTTGCCGATCCGGATATATGGCTGGTGCGCCAGATCGGATTCTGGGATGTGGTGAGCGATCCGCAGATCCTTGAGCACAACTTCGGCGCGCTATTGGTCCTGGCCATGGTCTGGCTTGGCTGGCGCGATCACGGGCGGCCGGCGACGCAACGACCCCTCGGGTACGCGTTGCCCATCATCATGATCGTCGGCAGCGTGCTCCTACTCGGTCACGCGCACTCCTCCCTGCGCGCCAGCGATGATCTGACCAATCTCATCAACGTCCAGCACGCGGTATTAGGCGCCTTGGGATTGTTCGCGGGCGCCGTGCGCTGGCTGAGTCTGCGCGATCTGATCCCGCAGCGGAGCGCGCGACTCGTTTGGCCAGCGCTCGTCATCGGCCTGGGCCTGTTCATGGCCTTCGGCTATCGCGAAGTTGTTTGA
- a CDS encoding copper resistance protein CopC: protein MAGMILAVPHSAFAHARMVRSTPVKNARLSQTPKRIDLWFNELLDDGFNSIEVFAAAEVTAKQRTDLKQGSATVDPKDRTHLIVDVQPLPPGEYAVEFRVLSRDGHSAPGRFTFHVLGSN, encoded by the coding sequence GTGGCTGGGATGATTTTGGCGGTGCCGCACTCCGCATTCGCGCATGCCCGCATGGTGCGCTCGACTCCCGTCAAGAACGCGCGACTGTCCCAGACCCCAAAACGAATCGACCTGTGGTTCAATGAACTGCTCGACGACGGATTCAACTCCATCGAAGTGTTCGCGGCGGCCGAAGTGACCGCCAAGCAGCGCACCGATCTGAAGCAGGGTAGCGCCACGGTGGACCCGAAGGATCGCACACACCTCATTGTCGACGTCCAACCGCTGCCACCCGGCGAGTACGCCGTGGAGTTTCGCGTGCTGTCGCGCGACGGCCACAGCGCGCCCGGCCGATTCACGTTTCACGTACTCGGATCCAACTAA
- a CDS encoding DNA-3-methyladenine glycosylase 2 family protein produces the protein MTLPAHAICYRALLTRDIRFDGRLFVGVSSTGIYCRPICPARTAKPENCRFFPSAAAAQEAGFRPCLRCRPELSPDAAAWRGTSNTVSRALALIAEGALDGGEAGVEALAARLGMGERQLRRLFDQHLGVPPVAVAQTRRVLFAKQLIQETSLSMIDIAEASGFGSVRRFNDAFVKLYRRSPRQLRSKKRIAPSAVTLRLGYRPPYDWDAMLSFLAARAIDGVELIENDHYFRTIAIDEAAGSVEVAPGRNCLLATIRVSHVRALLAIVARLRRLFDLDTDVEAIGAHLKSDEGLAPLIARRPGLRAPGAWDGFELAERAILGQQVTVVAARRLAGKLAALAGTRTTPDVTGHEQLTRIFPTPTQVVASDLAEFGMPRARIEAVQALARAAVADPKLLEPAGTYDDVIERLLALPGFGPWTAEYWALRALRDSDAFPAGDVALMRSPAVANGTPLSPKALLERAEAWRPWRAYAAQHLWTADADARRANG, from the coding sequence ATGACGTTACCGGCTCACGCGATCTGCTACCGAGCGCTGTTGACGCGCGACATCCGCTTCGACGGGCGCCTGTTTGTCGGCGTCAGCAGCACCGGCATCTATTGTCGGCCGATTTGTCCGGCGCGCACGGCGAAGCCCGAGAATTGCCGTTTCTTTCCGAGTGCCGCGGCCGCGCAGGAAGCGGGGTTCCGTCCCTGCTTGCGCTGTCGGCCGGAGCTCTCGCCCGATGCCGCGGCGTGGCGAGGCACATCGAACACGGTGTCGCGCGCGCTCGCGCTGATCGCGGAAGGCGCGCTCGATGGCGGTGAGGCCGGGGTCGAAGCGCTGGCCGCGCGTCTGGGCATGGGGGAGCGCCAGCTCCGGCGTCTCTTCGATCAACATCTCGGCGTGCCGCCGGTTGCGGTGGCGCAAACCCGCCGCGTTCTGTTTGCCAAGCAGCTGATTCAGGAGACGTCGCTGTCGATGATCGACATCGCCGAGGCCTCGGGCTTTGGCAGTGTGCGGCGATTCAATGATGCGTTCGTAAAACTCTACCGCCGCAGCCCGCGCCAGCTGCGCAGCAAGAAACGCATCGCACCCTCTGCCGTCACGTTGCGGCTCGGCTATCGCCCGCCGTACGATTGGGACGCGATGCTGTCCTTTCTCGCTGCGCGCGCCATCGACGGCGTGGAGCTGATCGAGAATGACCACTACTTCCGCACCATCGCGATTGATGAGGCGGCCGGTAGCGTCGAAGTAGCGCCGGGGCGCAACTGCTTGCTCGCGACGATTCGGGTGTCGCATGTGCGGGCGCTGCTGGCGATCGTCGCGCGGCTGCGCCGTCTCTTCGATCTCGATACGGATGTCGAAGCGATCGGCGCGCATTTGAAGAGTGACGAGGGACTCGCGCCGCTCATCGCGCGCCGCCCGGGATTGCGCGCGCCCGGTGCTTGGGACGGTTTCGAGCTGGCCGAGCGCGCCATCCTTGGCCAGCAGGTCACCGTCGTTGCAGCGCGCCGCCTCGCCGGAAAACTTGCGGCGCTCGCCGGCACACGGACAACGCCCGACGTTACCGGACACGAACAACTCACGCGCATCTTCCCGACGCCAACTCAGGTCGTCGCGAGCGATCTCGCCGAATTTGGGATGCCGCGTGCACGCATCGAAGCCGTGCAAGCGCTCGCGCGTGCCGCCGTGGCCGATCCGAAGCTGCTCGAGCCGGCAGGCACCTATGACGACGTCATCGAGCGGCTGCTCGCGCTGCCGGGCTTCGGACCGTGGACCGCGGAATACTGGGCGCTGCGTGCGCTGCGAGACAGCGATGCCTTTCCGGCCGGCGATGTGGCGCTGATGCGCAGTCCCGCCGTTGCCAACGGCACGCCACTGTCGCCCAAGGCGTTGCTCGAACGCGCGGAAGCATGGCGCCCGTGGCGGGCCTATGCGGCGCAGCACCTATGGACGGCGGACGCCGATGCCAGGAGGGCCAATGGTTGA
- a CDS encoding methylated-DNA--[protein]-cysteine S-methyltransferase, producing the protein MVERQTFLIDTMKTPLGTAILIVDEHGALRMHMWEDPEETWRKRFHDYHGDSALVARRDPFGHVATLERYFDGEITALESISVAFVGTPFQTKVWNALRTIAGGTTLSYGALAKRIGDPKAVRAVGLANGRNPIGVVVPCHRVIGSNGSLTGYGGGLPRKRWLLEHEARHSTFRLEVSA; encoded by the coding sequence ATGGTTGAACGCCAGACATTCTTGATCGACACGATGAAGACACCGCTTGGGACTGCGATCCTGATTGTGGACGAGCACGGTGCGCTGCGCATGCACATGTGGGAAGATCCCGAGGAAACGTGGCGCAAACGGTTTCATGACTACCACGGCGACAGCGCGCTCGTCGCGCGGCGGGATCCCTTCGGGCACGTCGCGACGCTTGAGCGCTACTTCGACGGCGAGATCACGGCGCTCGAATCAATTTCCGTCGCGTTCGTCGGCACGCCGTTCCAGACGAAAGTGTGGAACGCGTTGCGCACCATCGCGGGCGGGACGACGCTTAGCTACGGCGCGCTCGCGAAGCGCATCGGCGATCCCAAAGCCGTGCGCGCTGTGGGGCTCGCCAACGGTCGCAACCCCATCGGTGTCGTGGTGCCGTGCCATCGCGTCATCGGTAGCAACGGTTCGTTGACCGGCTATGGCGGCGGCCTGCCGCGCAAGCGCTGGTTGCTCGAGCACGAGGCGCGTCATTCCACTTTTCGTTTGGAGGTATCCGCATGA
- a CDS encoding isocitrate lyase/phosphoenolpyruvate mutase family protein, with translation MSDSNSAHAFHALHQSGLLILPNAWDAGSARIIEHASAKAIATSSAAVAWANGYPDGEALPREALLATVRAIARVVSIPVSADVEAGYAADAEAAGAFAARVVDAGAVGVNVEDGNGAPDLLVAKIGRMKDAAAKAGVDLWINARTDVYLRKLKEGDAAYEETITRARRYREAGANSIFVPAAAEESLLARLVRDVVLPLNVLAWPGVPAAEKLRELGVRRLSAGSGIAKVMLNHVHAMTQAFLADGRSEPFNQGALNNPEINRLMRREL, from the coding sequence ATGAGCGATTCCAACTCCGCCCACGCGTTTCACGCGCTGCATCAAAGCGGTCTGCTAATCCTACCGAACGCATGGGATGCGGGCAGTGCCCGCATCATTGAACATGCGAGCGCGAAGGCGATTGCCACGTCGAGCGCGGCGGTGGCCTGGGCGAACGGATATCCCGACGGTGAAGCGTTGCCGCGGGAGGCGCTGCTTGCGACCGTGCGCGCCATTGCACGCGTTGTCAGCATTCCCGTGTCGGCGGATGTTGAAGCGGGTTATGCTGCCGATGCCGAGGCCGCGGGCGCGTTCGCGGCGCGGGTCGTCGATGCCGGCGCGGTGGGCGTCAATGTCGAGGACGGCAACGGCGCGCCCGATCTGCTTGTCGCCAAGATCGGTCGCATGAAGGACGCCGCCGCGAAGGCGGGCGTCGATCTCTGGATCAATGCGCGGACCGACGTCTATCTGCGCAAGCTCAAAGAAGGCGACGCGGCGTACGAGGAGACCATCACGCGCGCGCGGCGCTATCGCGAGGCGGGTGCCAACTCGATTTTCGTACCGGCCGCCGCCGAGGAGTCGCTGCTGGCGCGGCTGGTGCGCGATGTAGTGCTGCCGCTCAATGTGCTCGCCTGGCCGGGTGTGCCGGCCGCGGAAAAGTTGCGCGAGTTGGGCGTGCGCCGGCTCAGCGCGGGCTCTGGTATCGCCAAGGTCATGCTGAACCATGTGCATGCGATGACCCAGGCTTTTCTCGCTGACGGCCGTTCCGAGCCCTTCAATCAGGGCGCGCTCAACAATCCGGAGATCAACCGCCTGATGCGGCGCGAGCTATGA